In Flavobacterium sp. CS20, a single window of DNA contains:
- a CDS encoding VCBS repeat-containing protein produces the protein MKRIFGFLSIFIILSCQNKNTQTEKLTSEKNIPENPVFKLMTSEQTGIDFANNIQNKEDFNIFSYRYFYNGGGVGVGDINNDGFEDIYFTANQGQNKLYLNKGNFQFEDITKKAKVSGSKAWSTGVAFVDINQDGLLDIYVCNAGNQKGDDQKNELFINQGDLTFTEEAEKYGLDESGFTTHAAFFDYDNDGDLDVYILNNSFIPVASLGFNNKRELRAKDWNVPEDVKGGGDKLLENQNGKFVDVTEKASIYGSLIGFGLGVTVGDINLDGYKDLYISNDFYERDYLYINQGDGTFVEDITNRTEHISLSSMGADIADINNDGYYEIFSTDMLPEGDARLKTTTNFENYDLQQLKINRGFYNQFMQNALQFNDGNGHFKEISLFSGIAKTDWSWGALLFDMNNDSYKDLYVSNGIKQDLTNQDFIDFFADEVYQKMTTSGQKTGQDSIINIMPSHPVPNYAFVNQGDLTFKNKTHEFGFDIKSFSNGVAYSDLDQDGDLDLVVNNIDSEAFVFKNNSENKNYLNLNLKFKKPNVFGIGTLVKAYVNKQIISNEVMPTRGFQSSVTYQMHFGLGDAQNIDSLQVIWPNAEYQTLKNIKANQSLNISYNSSNTSTYSYSKTQSDSNLFKIIEPQVESHNEDFYVDFDHEGLIFKMQSREGPTMSHGDINGDGQDEVFIGGAKGQAAQLFNLKGQNISSQNQTLFDKMAKFEDTASTFVDIDGDGDLDLILGSGGNFKDETNKLYQIRVLKNNGKGVFELFQTISNRYNTAVIKASDFDQDGDKDLFVGNFSVPGIYGINPKSKLFENNGEGKFTDITVQKAFDFKNLGMVKDAIWHDFNDDNIADLIVVGEWMHPVFFKNNGRRLEQFNTNLNQYKGLFNAVMALDINNDDQKELIFGNYGQNFKLQPTSAQPAKLFVNDFDDNGTIEQIITRHIDDKDKPYQLKRELANQIPSIKKDNMSYKKFAEQSISELFGKDKVNQAITKQLTELASFVAFKTSNTEYGIKYLPSETQWSSIQALNSIEMNGEIFIVAAGNFYHFKPQFARLDASKGHLVGYKNDEFYLKKNTNFKIKGEVRTLKTTTDQNNKHYILVGRNNDKPLIFRYEP, from the coding sequence ATGAAACGAATATTTGGTTTTTTATCAATATTTATTATACTGAGTTGTCAGAATAAAAATACTCAAACTGAAAAGCTAACTTCAGAGAAAAACATTCCCGAAAATCCTGTTTTTAAACTGATGACAAGTGAACAAACTGGAATCGATTTTGCCAATAATATTCAAAACAAAGAAGATTTTAACATATTTAGCTATAGATATTTTTATAATGGTGGCGGTGTTGGCGTTGGTGATATCAATAATGACGGTTTTGAAGATATTTATTTTACTGCCAATCAAGGTCAAAATAAACTTTACCTCAATAAAGGTAATTTTCAATTTGAAGACATTACCAAAAAAGCTAAGGTTAGTGGCAGTAAGGCTTGGTCAACTGGCGTGGCTTTTGTAGATATCAATCAAGATGGCTTATTGGATATCTATGTCTGCAATGCTGGCAACCAAAAAGGCGATGACCAAAAAAACGAACTCTTCATCAATCAAGGTGATTTAACCTTTACAGAAGAAGCTGAAAAATACGGCTTAGATGAGTCGGGATTTACAACTCACGCTGCGTTTTTTGATTATGACAATGATGGCGATTTGGATGTGTATATATTAAATAACAGTTTTATTCCAGTAGCCAGTTTAGGCTTTAACAACAAACGAGAATTGCGAGCCAAAGACTGGAATGTGCCTGAAGACGTCAAAGGTGGTGGTGATAAACTGTTGGAAAACCAAAACGGCAAATTTGTTGATGTTACTGAAAAAGCAAGTATCTACGGTAGCCTAATTGGGTTTGGACTTGGCGTAACGGTTGGAGATATCAATCTTGACGGCTATAAAGATTTATACATCTCCAATGATTTTTACGAAAGAGATTACCTTTATATCAATCAAGGCGACGGCACTTTTGTAGAAGATATCACCAACCGCACTGAACATATCAGTTTATCATCTATGGGTGCCGATATAGCTGACATCAACAATGACGGATATTATGAAATATTTTCTACCGATATGTTGCCTGAAGGCGATGCCCGATTAAAAACCACAACCAATTTTGAAAATTACGATTTGCAACAACTCAAAATAAATCGCGGATTTTATAACCAATTTATGCAAAATGCACTTCAATTCAACGACGGCAATGGTCATTTTAAAGAAATTTCACTATTCAGTGGCATCGCTAAAACCGATTGGTCTTGGGGAGCATTATTATTTGATATGAATAATGATTCGTATAAAGATTTGTATGTTTCCAATGGAATAAAACAAGATTTAACCAATCAAGATTTTATTGATTTTTTTGCTGATGAAGTCTATCAAAAAATGACCACATCAGGTCAAAAAACTGGTCAAGACTCTATCATCAATATTATGCCAAGTCATCCTGTTCCCAACTACGCTTTTGTCAATCAAGGCGATTTGACTTTTAAAAACAAAACCCACGAATTTGGTTTTGACATCAAAAGTTTTTCTAATGGAGTCGCTTATAGTGATTTAGACCAAGATGGCGATTTAGATTTAGTGGTCAATAATATTGATAGTGAAGCTTTTGTTTTTAAAAACAATTCTGAAAATAAAAATTACCTCAACCTCAATTTAAAATTTAAAAAACCAAATGTGTTTGGTATTGGAACTTTAGTCAAAGCTTATGTTAATAAACAAATCATCAGCAATGAAGTTATGCCTACGCGTGGGTTTCAGTCTTCCGTAACTTATCAAATGCATTTTGGCTTGGGTGATGCACAAAACATAGATTCACTTCAAGTCATTTGGCCAAATGCGGAATACCAAACCTTAAAAAACATCAAAGCCAATCAAAGTCTAAACATCTCATACAATAGTTCAAATACATCTACTTACTCTTATTCTAAAACGCAGTCAGATTCAAATCTTTTTAAAATCATTGAACCTCAAGTAGAAAGCCATAACGAAGATTTTTATGTCGATTTTGACCACGAAGGTTTAATTTTTAAAATGCAATCTCGTGAAGGACCAACAATGAGTCATGGTGATATCAATGGCGATGGACAAGATGAAGTTTTTATAGGTGGTGCTAAAGGTCAAGCCGCTCAACTGTTTAATTTGAAAGGTCAAAACATCTCATCCCAAAATCAAACGTTATTTGATAAAATGGCAAAATTTGAAGACACCGCTTCAACTTTTGTGGACATCGATGGCGATGGTGATTTAGATTTGATACTTGGCTCTGGCGGCAATTTTAAAGATGAAACCAACAAACTATACCAGATTCGGGTTTTAAAAAATAATGGCAAAGGTGTTTTTGAACTTTTTCAAACCATATCTAACCGCTACAACACAGCAGTTATTAAAGCTTCTGATTTTGACCAAGATGGTGACAAAGATTTGTTCGTAGGTAATTTTTCGGTGCCTGGCATCTACGGCATTAACCCCAAAAGTAAACTCTTTGAAAATAATGGAGAAGGTAAGTTTACAGACATCACAGTGCAAAAAGCTTTCGATTTTAAAAATCTCGGAATGGTTAAAGATGCCATTTGGCACGACTTTAATGATGACAACATTGCAGACCTTATCGTTGTTGGCGAATGGATGCATCCCGTGTTTTTTAAAAACAACGGGCGACGATTAGAGCAATTCAACACTAACCTCAATCAGTATAAAGGTTTGTTTAATGCTGTAATGGCTTTAGATATTAATAATGATGACCAAAAAGAGCTGATATTTGGTAACTATGGACAGAATTTCAAATTACAACCAACTTCAGCACAACCAGCAAAACTTTTTGTGAATGATTTTGATGACAACGGCACCATTGAACAAATCATTACAAGACATATTGATGATAAAGATAAACCTTATCAACTCAAGCGCGAATTGGCGAATCAAATTCCAAGCATCAAAAAAGATAATATGTCCTATAAAAAATTCGCTGAGCAATCTATATCAGAATTGTTTGGCAAAGACAAAGTCAATCAAGCCATAACAAAACAACTGACGGAGTTGGCGTCTTTTGTAGCATTTAAAACGTCTAACACTGAATACGGTATCAAATATTTACCTTCAGAAACCCAATGGTCGTCAATTCAAGCACTTAACTCCATAGAAATGAATGGTGAAATTTTTATTGTAGCCGCAGGAAACTTTTATCACTTCAAACCGCAATTTGCTCGTCTTGATGCTTC